The Salmo trutta chromosome 6, fSalTru1.1, whole genome shotgun sequence genome has a window encoding:
- the LOC115195602 gene encoding meiotic recombination protein REC8 homolog isoform X3 encodes MFYYPNVLQRHSGCFSTIWLAATKGIRITRRELLRVNVGRTCEDIMDYVTVQVAPLCPGLPRPRFSLYLSSQLQYGVVIVYHRQCGFLLEEIQQTIERLVRSERHARIDLAEPDRQAPNVPDSLFLLEEAEGAQDPFFGVMGFEHLLPSPYRIPQPWQLMESMTPERPIGASPGTAPEDGGFKSPPDAITLKEKEQLVIVAAGFEGAELPEATGKEIDMLLEQRDQFHDELEEREREREGERTRDMEPGMTSIDQLKVSVVVGDSVWLLDEETGLPMEVPLEVVPMEMTPPPQVAMPSAPDTERGGESASQSERGTEKAAESSCGELPHIDAPPPKRRGRRRQLIFADPQVQISQDTMRVQIEDTKVETLLLSQVLINFPAQKKLLPAELYTAPSGSLLHPDLLLLWKQCAVLTTLPRTGERGREEETEEEGSSEMERVRIEVERKRTDSSMREIPQELLKSGGAAPSEASSQTCRVSSRRVQRGQIPRADHPCQQMVSYGRSPSAYGGYRRGTCGSTRQRRGDRR; translated from the exons ATGTTTTACTATCCAAACGTTCTTCAGAGGCACTCCGGTTGCTTTTCCACTATTTG GTTGGCAGCCACCAAAGGGATCAGGATAACACGCAGAGAGCTTCTGAGGGTCAACGTTGGGCGGACATG TGAGGACATCATGGATTACGTGACGGTCCAGGTGGCTCCACTCTGCCCTGGTCTCCCTCGGCCTCGCTTCTCCCTCTACCTGTCCTCCCAGCTGCAGTATGGGGTGGTTATCGTCTACCACCGCCAGTGTGGTTTCCTtctgg aGGAGATCCAGCAGACCATTGAGCGCCTGGTACGCTCTGAGAGACACGCACGCATCGACCTGGCTGAGCCTGACAG ACAAGCCCCAAATGTCCCAGACTCCCTGTTCCTGCTGGAGGAGGCCGAGGGGGCACAGGACCCCTTCTTTGGGGTGATGGGCTTTGAGCACCTGCTGCCTAGTCCCTATAGGATCCCTCAG CCATGGCAGCTGATGGAGAGCATGACTCCAGAGCGCCCCATAGGGGCCAGTCCTGGAACTGCACCAGAGGACGGAG gtttCAAATCCCCTCCTGATGCCATTACCCTGAAAGAGAAGGAGCAGCTTGTCATCGTTGCTGCTGGG TTTGAAGGAGCTGAGCTTCCTGAAGCCACTGGCAAAGAGATTGACATGCTTTTGGAGCAGCGGGACCAATTCCATGAcg agctagaagagagggaaagggagagagagggagagagaaccaggGACATGGAGCCAGGCATGACCTCCATTGACCA gctgaAGGTGTCGGTGGTGGTGGGGGACAGTGTGTGGCTGCTGGATGAGGAGACCGGTCTGCCCATGGAGGTGCCGTTAGAGGTTGTTCCCATGGAGATGACCCCCCCTCCTCAGGTGGCCATGCCCTCTGCCCCAGACACcgagagagggggggagtcaGCGAGTCAGTCAGAGAGGGGGACGGAGAAAGCGGCAGAAAGCTCCTGTGGCGAG CTCCCCCATATAGACGCTCCTCCTCCTAAGAGGCGGGGTCGCAGGCGCCAGCTCATCTTTGCCGACCCTCAGGTGCAGATCTCCCAGGATACCATGCGGGTGCAGATCGAGGACACCAAGGTTGAGACTCTGCTCCTG TCTCAGGTGCTGATAAACTTTCCTGCCCAGAAGAAGCTCCTCCCAGCAGAGCTCTACACTGCCCCTTCTGGCT CTCTCTTGCACCCTGACCTCCTGTTGCTATGGAAACAGTGCGCCGTCCTCACTACGCTTCCTCGCAccggggagagaggcagagaggaggagactgaGGAGGAGGGCAGCTccgagatggagagagtgaggatagaggtggagagaaagaggacgGACTCTAGTATGCGAGAG ATCCCACAAGAGTTGCTGAAATCAGGAGGAGCAGCCCCATCTGAAGCATCAAGTCAGACATG CCGAGTTTCTTCTAGACGTGTCCAGAGAGGACAAATCCCTCGAGCAGATCACCCCTGTCAGCAGATg
- the LOC115195603 gene encoding programmed cell death protein 6 — protein MPRLCAKNVSVRLKRVQGTHIFHNTNYKALKMAYHTGSPYRGQPQQQQQQYNNAAPAPDQGFLWNIFQRVDKDRSCVISDTELQQALSNGTWTPFNPVTVRSIISMFDRENKGGVNFNEFAGVWKYITDWQNIFRTYDRDNSGFIDKNELKQALTGFGYRLSDQFYNTLIEKFDRQRKGQVAFDDFIQCCIVLQRLTDVFRRYDTDQDGWIQVSYEQYLSMVFNVV, from the exons ATGCCACGCCTCTGCGCGAAGAATGTCAGTGTCAGATTGAAACGAGTACAGGGTACACACATTTTTCATAACACCAATTATAAAGCTTTAAAAATGGCATATCATACAGGTAGTCCGTATAGAGGAcaacctcaacaacaacaacaacaatacaacaacGCAGCGCCAGCGCCGGATCAAGGTTTTCTTTGGAATATATTTCAGAG AGTGGACAAGGACAGGAGCTGTGTGATATCAGACACAGAGCTCCAGCAGGCCTTATCGAACG GTACATGGACACCTTTCAACCCAGTGACAGTCCGATCAATCATAT CCATGTTTGACAGGGAGAACAAAGGAGGGGTGAACTTCAACGAGTTTGCCGGAGTGTGGAAGTACATCACGGACTGGCAGAACATCTTCCGCACCTACGACAGAGACAACTCGGGCTTCATCGACAAGAACGAGCTTAAGCAGGCACTGACTGGATTCG gGTATCGGCTCTCAGACCAGTTCTACAATACTCTCATAGAGAAGTTTGACAGGCAGAGGAAGGGACAAGTGGCCTTTGATGACTTCATCCAGTGTTGTATCGTTCTACAG AGGTTGACCGACGTGTTCAGGAGGTACGACACAGACCAAGATGGCTGGATCCAGGTTTCCTATGAACAGTATCTATCCATGGTTTTCA